TTGAATTGTTCTTGCCTGAAATGCAGTCCTAGATGGTTGTTGAAGCAAGAAGTTTCAAAGATCGTCAAATCTATAAATAGGCAGTTGCGTGAGAAATCTATCAAGACAAAGGTAATAGTAATTAAAAGTTGATATATGATTAAAACACTCACTAGATTTTAAGCGTAGTTTACTTGTGTATGTAGGTTGGTGCATTTTCTGTTCTGAAAGAACTGGTGGTTGTCTTGCCAGACTGTCTTGCAGACCACATTGGGTCACTCATTCCAGGAATCGAAAAAGCATTAAATGTACATCATATTGCCTTTGGTTGTAATTATTTTAATCTAATGTGTTTTTATTGAGATTGAAAGTCTATGCTTCATACATAGCTCTTCTTTCGATTGCTTTAGCTCTTGTATATAGTTTTTCTCTTGTCATTTGGTCCTTTAAACTCtctttctcttattttatttttattttttgcattcCAGGACAAATCATCTACATCAAATTTGAAGATTGAAGCTCTTGTATTTACAAGATTGGTATTATCTTCACACTCTCCTGATGTTTTCCACCCATATATCAAGGTAACagcaagttttttttttgttcagtTTATGCTTTTCTCTGGGTTTGATTGCTGCATCAGTGCTGGTGTATGATAAATTTGCTAATGATTATCTTTAAAACACTATTGTTGTATTTCCCTCTTATATGAGTTTTACtgatacatacatacatacatacatatatatatatatatatatatatatattggtttTAACTTACtgtttatagttaactatttttcTGCTTTATATAGAAAAAATTGTTTCCATTGACTAAAGTTATAATTTTGCCATTTCTCGGATTGTACTTATAGATTGATCCTCAAGCATTTTGGTCGAAACATTTCCTTCATGTCATAATTTAGGTATCCATGTTGCCTAGGAGTGGGTTATTGGCATTCTTTCCTATAACTGATTTGGCCATGTTTATGTTGTCAGTAGCATTTGTGATTTAAGTCTTTCTCCGTATTTGACCACCGTGGGTTTCATACAAGGATTGTGTCAACTATGAAATCCGTTTTTTGGTTATCAACATCCGAAGCTTTTATATAGCTGTTCCTTACACACTTCTATTGTTTTTTACTTTGCCTGTCGAAATATTTCACTAAAGGGAAGTAACGTGAATGTTATGTTAATGTCTATGACTCTACGCATGACAAATGGCAGCATACATGCTTTATTAAATTTCTGTTCCTGTTACTAGGCTCTTTCTGCTCCTGTTCTATCAGCTGTTGGTGAGCGATATTATAAGGTCACTGCTGAGGCCTTGAGGGTATGCGGAGAACTCGTCCGTGTTGTCCGCCCAAGCATTGAGGTATTTGTGTGTAGCATCTTTGGGCTGAGAAATAGTGTCAGACCTATTCCTAATTGAAATGAAATTGTGGTGTAGGGATCTGGATTTGATTTCAGACCGTACGTCCATCCCATTTATAATGCCATTATGTCGCGCTTAATAAACCAAGATCAGGATCAGGTTAGTATGATAATTTGTTGaagatttcttttaaatttttgtcaTGCTTGactctctgtctctctctctcctcaGGAGGTTAAGGAGTGTGCTATCTCCTGCATTGGCCTCATTGTGTCAACATTTGGTGATCATCTAAATGAAGAACTACCAGCGTGCCTTCCTGTACTTGTTGATCGAATGGGAAATGAGATAACTCGTCTTACAGCTGTCAAGGTTGGTCAGTTGAATTTTGAGCTTTAAAATTCAAGGAATTTTTATGACTTGCAAGTTGTGATATAGATAAAACTTTAAATAGTATGGTAATAAGGGAATTCCTTCACAAGGGAAGTGGAAAGGTCAATGAAATCATTATGATTACTTGTATGTAGCATACCTGATGTGCTAAATATTCAACGTTATATAACCTTTGGGCGGAGCTCTTTCCCAGACCTTACATAACACAAGATGCTTGGGCAATGGCTGCCCTttatattttgtaattaagtttcGGGAATCTTTGTATTCTACCCCCATTTCTCTGTAACAATTAATTGCTTTGCTTAAAATTGCCATTCTGAAGCTTCTTGAAATTTTCTTTATGTAAAGTGAACAGTTAACTCTCAGTGGACTGATATGGGTAGTAGACCCGAATCAAATTGGGGACTTGGTGACCCTAACCAACTATAGTAGCAGGGGGTTGTATGTAACTTCAGATGGCTATATTCCTTTTCTGCTCATAGATGTTCTGCTGTAAACATGATagaaatcaaatatttttcttcttgctgatttatttttaatatatttttataatgtcATGGTTTATTGAGCAGGCATTTGCTGTCATTGCTGCTTCTCCACTTCGGGTGGATCTGTCATGTGTTCTGGAGCATGTAATAGCAGAGTTGACTGCATTTCTACGGAAAGTATGTAATTCTCACCATAATGATctgtattattatttattaccTTGAGTAGTGTTTACTTGGAATTTTTTGTGGTGGTATGTAAAgcttattttttgttgttactTATTCCTGCTAGAAAGGGTccaatataatataataatcttTGATTTGCTGGTTTGCAAAACAGGCTAATCGAGCACTAAGGCAGGCAACCTTAGGAACCTTAAATTCACTTATAGTTGCATATGGTGATAAGATTGGTTCTTCTGCATATGAAGTTATTATTGTAGAACTCTCGGGACTAATTAGGTTTGTCTACTGATCTACCCTTATGTTAATTGGCAGTGATGATCAGGATTGATTGACCCAGTAATTTTTCCTGCCTGAACTTTTGTTGCCTGTGTTACAGTGATTCTGATTTACATATGACAGCTCTTGCCCTTGAACTCTGCTGCACGTTAATGAGTGACAAGAGGTCCAGTCCTAGTGTTGGTCTGGCTGTCAGAAACAAAGTTCTTCCTCAAGCTCTGACATTAATTAAAAGCTCCTTGCTGCAGGGGCAAGCCCTTTTGGTATTCTACATTGATTGGTTGATATGGTTAATGTTTTACCCATTTTTAATATCATAAAATCTATGCATGCTTATGTTTTCTTGTTCTTAATGCTCCAGGCTTTACAGAATTTTTTTGCTGCTTTAGTCTATTCTGCAAACACTAGCTTTGATTCTCTGCTGGAGTCACTACTTGCCAGCGCCAAGCCTTCACCACAGTCAGGTGGCATTGCCAAACAAGCGTTGCATTCAATAGCTCAATGTGTGGCTGTTCTGTGCCTTGCTGCTGGGGATCAAAAGTGTTCGTCCACAGTGAAAATGCTGACAGACATTCTCAAGGATGACAGCAGTTCTAACTCTGTATGTTCTCCAGTTTTTCGGCTGCATAGCAAATGTTTTGCTGATAATCTGTCTCCCTGTCTCCTTACTTTTGCAGCCTTCCCCAATTAAATCTTGTTTAAAATATGGATGATGGACTGCTGAATCTTTATTGctgttttttgtattttatttatttaaattttttcgtGGCTAGTCTGATAGGATATCCTTAAAATTTGTAGTAGTATTTTAGGCTATCCCTGGAATTTAATAGATACCATAACTTCAGGATATCTTTTCAATATATTGTGGAATGAATTTGTCCCAACACTTCCCATTATACATCCTCATGACTTACTTTCAGATTGTTTCAGCACTTCCTTGTGTACTAATCATATTTTCATTTTCCATTTTAAAGGCTAAACAGCACCTTGCCCTTCTATGTTTGGGAGAGATTGGTAGGAGGAAGGATCTTGGTGCACATGCTCATATAGAAAATATTGTCATTGAATCCTTCCAATCTCCTTTCGAAGAGATAAAGTCTGCTGCCTCTTATGCTCTTGGTAATATCGCTGTTGGCAACCTTCCAAAATACTTGCCGTTTATCTTGGATCAGATTGATAATCAGCAGAAGAAACAGTATCTCTTGCTTCATTCTTTGAAGGAGGTGTGTTTCCTTGAACAAATCTTTTCCCCTTGATTGTGATTTTGTGCAGATATTTATGGAAGATACAATTCTATTGCCCTTTCTTACCCAGGTAATTGTGAGACAATCTGTTGATAAAGCAGAGTTTCAAGAGTCGAGTGTTGAGAAAATACTTAATTTACTCTTCAACCACTGTGAAAGTGAGGAAGAAGGGGTGCGCAATGTGGTGGCTGAGTGTTTGGGAAAAATTGCACTTATTGAACCTGCAAAACTTGTTCCTGCACTCAAGGTAGCTGAATTTTCTGTTGGTATGCTGTATTCATGCGTTTGACTTGCAAGTTATATATGATGGATATCTTTGTGTTTTGAAATTTCTTTAGGTAAGAACAACCAGCCCAGCTGCTTTTATCCGAGCTACTGTTGTCATTGCTGTAAAGTACTCTATAGTGGAACGTCCTGAGAAGATAGATGAGATCATATACCCCGAGATATCATCATTTCTGATGCTTATCAAGGATAATGACAGAGTGAGTTTAACACCACTCCCCTCTGGTTTACTGGCAGCTTATTAGATTTAAATCTTGTCACACTGATTGTTCTTATGACCATGCAGCATGTTAGACGAGCTGCTGTCCTGGCTTTAAGCACATTTGCACACAATAAGCCGAACCTCATCAAAGGTCTTCTTCCTGATCTGTTGCCTCTTCTCTATGATCAGACAATTGTTAAGGTAACCTGATTTGTTTTTCGTCACACGAGAGTTTTTAGAATTCAGCATGACATTATGATATGCACCTGCATTCATCTTTCCCGTGATGGGTTATTTACAgtaattttcatataatttgTAATGACATTTGAATTTCATAGCCTACTTTTAACAACGTAGAATCTCATATTAGTGAAGTTGGTCTTATTTTTATAATGTATGTTTCACAGCAAGAGCTAATACGGACAGTTGATCTTGGCCCTTTCAAGCATATTGTGGACGATGGACTTGAATTGAGGAAGGCAGCGTTCGAATGCGTGGACACATTATTGGATAGTTGTCTTGATCAAGTGAACCCCTCATCATTCATTGTTCCTTATCTGAAATCTGGGTTGGATGGTGAGATTTTGTTATAACCTTTCGTCATGCATGCGAGTTAGATGATTCTGATACAACGATCTAATATTTAGATTCTCAACATTTTTATTTCATGTTGACACTTTCCTTTATATTAGCTTTAAGATATTTAACTATCCCCTTAATCCATTTTTCCTAGTATGTTTGCACAAATTAAATGTCAATGTACTAGAGCATGATTTTCATTGATGTACCAGAGGACTAGATTTGTATGTTTCTTACTAAAGCTTAGGCAATGTTAACCATGGTAAATTTTTTTCATAGCTATTATTAAATCTGATGAACTATGTAATACTTTAGGGGTTGAGGATCCTGCCTCCCTTTATTCTTTTTCAATACTTATTAATATATCTGTAATTTGAAGGATAACAATCTTGTATTTTTCAGATCATTATGATGTTAAAATGCCTTGCCATCTCATACTCTCAAAGCTAGCTGATAAGTGTCCTTCTGCAGTCTTGGCAGGTTCTTAACAGTCTCTGTTTAAGTATTAAGAATTTTCCGTATTGAAGTTCGTTTTCTAATTTTGATGTCACCTTTCAGTGTTAGATTCATTGGTGGATCCTCTTCAGAAGACCATTAATTTTAAGCCTAAACAAGATGCTGTCAAGCAAGAAGTTGATCGTAATGAAGACATGATTCGAAGCGCGCTTCGAGCCATTGCTTCGTTGAATCGTATTAGGTTTGTATTTGATCTGTCTTTCCATATGATGCCGCTTTCAGATATGGTTCGATTCTGTTAGTGATGCAACCGTAAGATTAATAAATGGATGCACATAATATTCTGCCTTGGTTGCGTTAGGTGCTCTCCCATGATTAGTTCGTAGAACAATGCAAATTTAGTCTGTTTTCATAGCTgcacttttttttaaaaaaaaaaattatattttgtcgAGTCTGTTTATTTGTAAgtttttcttcctcctttcctGTCTGTGAGAGTTaatatctttttgtttttacAGTGGGGGAGACTGCAGTGTCAAGTTCAAGAACCTTATGAATGAAATATCGAAATCACAAACTCTCTGGGAGAAGTACTATTCGATCCGCAATGAATGATTGGCTTACACCCTTTTCTGTTGCCCTTTATCATAATAGATAAGAAGTGGTGAACTATTATATGCCATGGGTTTTCGGCTGGTCCACAACTTATTTACCTTGAGGGGGGAAAAAGTGATAGGTCGTTTTGACACGGATTAATGCAACGGCTGTGGAGAGTGAACTAAATTATTGTACCATACGAGAGAATGATATTCACGCTATAGTGCTGATTTCTTGTATAGACAAAAAGGTTTCTTGCCTTCGGTATTTTTGAGATAATACTCAATTTGTTCTCTCAACTTGCACGAATTAGttcctaaaattttaattgtctCTATTTATTTCTTAAACTTTGCAAATGTGATTCATGTTAGTTCTTAGAATAATTTTCGACGCACAAATATTAACGGAATGTTAACGTGGACAGTTGGATGTTATATTGGATTTTGTAAAATGACGTCATTTTTTTTAGCACTTAAATAGCTCAAAAAAACATCTTAAGTgatatttattgaaattttacTTTCTAAAGCAAGTGATTCGACGTCGTTTTTGGGTACTTGAGCGTCAAAATCAAAACGGTGTTGTATTACAAGTTTTGTTTTTGGGTACTTGAGCGTCAAAATCAAAACGGCGTTGTTTATGACATTGCTTCATTAATGTATTTGTGCCAAAAATCGTTTCACGACTAATGTGAGTTACCTTTACAATGTGAGTCACTTTTATAAAGTTCAGGACCTAAAAagcaattaaaattttagaaatcaaattgaGTATTAACTCTTCTAACTTTATGTGAAATTTCagactattttttttctttattcataTGTTGTTGGAAATGGTTTAAAAATAAGAGGTGTGGACtataaattcaatttattatttgaaattcATTATGTATTTTGAATAGAAAGCACTGAAAGTTGATCATTCataaattaatatgaataaaaatatcaaaatgtaaactttttttcttattcaattaattttaagttaaaaacttaaaatgttgaatttaaagagaaaaaaaaaattactaaaaaaatgagaatagcATACAGACATCATCACAGAGGACTGAGGAAGACAATGGTGGTGGTGATAGAGCAGCAAGATACTTTAGATCAAAACGCAAATACCCTCCAACAACACCGCCTCCGACAATTTTGAAACTGTGAGTGATACCAACCTTGGCAGCGATGCCGGAGGCAACCATGAAGAGGATCTTAGAAATTTTTACTTATGCCGTCAAAATTCTAAAagcaatttaaaaatttgatatacTATGTGGATTCTAAAAgtgttatataaaatatttgcaTACAAGAATCTACTTGCCTAAACTAGTGGGTATAGTATACCCAAACAAGGTGAATTAACTGAAATTTTTTAGTAAGTAAATTCTGAAGTACATAGGTACCACAATATGTTTGCCACTGAATCAAGTGGGCGGGCACTTCACAACTAGTAACATTCAATTGACAAAATTAACTCATCATGCTAATAAATTTTGTaaagtaaatttatttcctaagtaCTAAATTGAAATCTAAAAAGTTTATACATAAATGTTAActgaaaatgaaaaagagacATGATAAGTTGTGATGCTAACTTATCTCAAAATTAAATCATGACAACCAATCAAGAGCATGGCGCAGAAGTAAAATCTAGAATATTGGTGAGTTTAGTTTAGAGAGCCCATCGTGGAGtcaaattaatagaatattggTGAGTTTGGTTTTATTGTTATCATTTTGAGCACttggttgaaaaggaatgacCGAATTTTTAGGAATAAAATCAGGTGTTACAGAAGTAGTTAACAGGTCGATTAAGAGTTACAAAGAGTGGAATAATATTTGATCTTTTGAGTTGTTGATGGCTTTTGTCGAAAATGATTAGGAATTAGTTTATTTTACCAGTTTAGTACTTTTCTGTTGAAATGTTGATGCTCCACCTTGTTGTGTTGAgctttttatttcaaaaaaaaaaacaatgattTGTTAATTCAAGTAGGATGATCACTTATTTATATTAACAACATAAAATGAAACCCATGATATCTCAAAAAGCATAAGCAAGATGTCATCACTTATTTTTGTCATCACTTAATCTGAAGAGGAGTGTTCTGAAGAGGAGTGTTAAGGGGCTAAGAGGAGTGCTAGGAATTAAcaacttttgtattttgtaaccatcaattggtcattaataatatttttaatggtgtgaaatTACATTCAATGGTGGAAGATTactcacttttcttttgatGGTTAAATGCTGGTCACAAAACACAAGAGTTGCTGACCCCTAGATTCTTCTTATTCTTAATTCACTGAGACGAGTGAATGCTGGCAGCGATAGCGCAAATATCTCAAAAAGCACAAGTAATTTTAAGCTAAAGAGAATATAAACATAATTTAAGCAAGATCATAATCCTCAAAAcactaatatttaatttattgttcATTCATGATCCTATTAAAAACGACAAATGACGATAAAAAGCCATAGAAAATAACAAGAAATGTTATCAAGGAAAGTACCAGAAGTCAATGGAATATTTGTTCTATGATTAAACCTTCCACCCTTAGTAAGTGGCCAAACAAAGGCGTGGATATAATAAGATGCTTTCCAGTTCTTCATGGTATGGGCACACTTCCGATGGACAGTCACTTCTAAGAAATCTCGCTCCATGGGAGGAGCACCACTGTCAAGTTGCAGTGCAGTAAAGTCCTTCGACACGGACAGCGTGAAAACTGAGAAGCAGAGCGCCCCTGATTCGGGTTCGGAATCCAATTCCCAATAATAGAGTATTGCACACAGCTTCCCGTTGCCAAGGTCAACAAGATTGAATCTGGCCCCGTAATTAATCCTGGGTTGAATACCCTCTAAACACACATCAAGGTATTGATATAATGCGACACGGCCATTCTGGTGGTTAACCAGAATGGCAAACACCCTCTCCAAAGGTGTCTTGAGAGGAGGTACCTCACACTCATGCGTAAGGCAAACCGTGTAGTTGGTGTAGTTGTTGCTGCTGCCGAGACTCAGAAGGGGCACAGAAATTTGTGGGGGAAAAGTAGTACGATAGGGGTCAATTTCAGGACTGAACCTACCATCTATGAAGTTCGAAAGATTGTTATCACTTATCAGCGTCGGGCTCAACCGTCCAAAGTGGGCCAAACAGGGTGTTGTGGAGGACGAACATTGACAAAGTCTTCACCTAGCTGGCTGTAGTTCGGAGGAGGGTTTAACTCTTTCCAAACTCTAGAATCAGAACAAAGAACGTAAAATCCAGAATTTTTATAGACGTAAACATCGCCCGAGCCTGGCGTGTTTGCGATGAATGACTTGTAAAGAGGGGCGGGGTACACCATCCAGTGATTCCGGAGGCAGAATACTGCGCTCCTCAAATTTAAATTCGTAGATTGGCCTGGAGCCGGATTTTGACCTGGACACCGCCATATagatcttggagttgaactcgaAAGGACACAAATCACGCTTTGGAAGTGGCAAAGAGAACTCGAACATTGGTGGAGGCAAACAAGTCCAATCTTTGATATCATCTTCTTGTTTCTTTAAATTGCTTAGTTTGATCACGAACAACTCTTTCTCAGTAACAAGGCAAAGGCACGCTTCCTCTACCATTTCAACCTGCTccgttttttgttttttggctCAGCAGCATCCAATCCCGCCATTACACTCTCTGATCGTACAACGAGATCACCACTGTGTAagtgttttaaaattaaaatttattttttgtattttagtagtattttttttaaacaatatttattaatcataaaaaatattactttaattttaacaatatttttttaaatactataGTAATTATATTACCATAATAAATGACTTAAAATATAATTGCATGCCAagaaaattctttttgttcatTTGGATCTTTATTGGGTCATGACTCTTTTTGttaacattttttatatattgttaaaatattaatatattcgGTATAAATGCAAGGtgatatgaatttaattttaatatactatcagtagatatatttaattacgtaatattatattattaaaataacaattatttttattgactacgtgaataattatttaaaataataaatataattatatgactgtataaaactattttgtctgaattttgctttttcaattttgataagaggcatcaATTAAACTTGTATCAAACTTTTAATTTAAGGAGTAAATACAACTCTTTTTTTAGATTGTTCTTAAGATTTAGAAATTGTGCCCAATAAAAATGTAAACAAAAAAGTAATTATAGAAAATAAGAAgtgagaaataaaaaataacaagtgtaaaaaataataaaaattataagatttgtactaaaatatgtaaaaattgAGAAGTGTTTGAATAAAAATGaccaaaatttaaataataaaaaaaataaaattaaaaatgaccGAAAGAAAAATGGAATCTCTTATTTACATGGATTTGTGATTCTTGTTTTCGTGCATGACTAGAAATTTTTAGAGTGAGTAAGTGTGTAAATGAATAAAAGTTCTCCtaatttattgaaattaatACTAATTATACAGAAAAAATCTTAAACTAATTGATATAATTTTAGACTTTTTGAACTTCAAGTAAACTTAGATTTTAAGTAATCTTAAATCTCAAGTAATTTTGGACCTCAAACAAACTTGAAcaccaaatataaaataacttgACCATCGAATCTAACTCattcttattttcttcaacGATAATATGTTTTATGCATATATGATCTTCACTttaattattgaaatttttCTAATGTCGATTATTTGTGTTAAATTTTTtcacaacaaaaatattttagattgtaattacatcaaaattaaattgggGTTATATATCCTAGtttaacataataaattaaatttgtattaaGAATATATGTTATAATAATGAGATAAATATTATGTTTTTGGGTAAAAATTGAAACGCAGTGGGTGCACAAACAGTCTCTGTTGTCCCAACAACTTGAGAGGTTCTAAAAGGAACAAAGACAAGATGGACAACTCTTCATCCGTCATAAGGCAAAGGCATGCTTCCCCCGACAATTAAACCtgctccattttttttttttttactcaacCGCATAGTGGTGCGGCAGCAAAGTAGAATTTGGATAACTAAGGTTAAAAATGGTGATGATatagtaataatttttaaaaagtttcgcaaattagtattttatttgAGGGAACTAGTATATCTAGTGTTTTGTTATGAAaagttttataaaattaattaaatttaaagtttaactatttttaatattaaaataataatttttatttgtttttaaagTATAACAAtcatttattaataatatttatatagtttgtgattaaattaaaaatatttatattaaaattatatatttttttacttttaaacaACATTAACAGTTAAAATTGTAGACATTTTTTTATAGTTCATGACTATAAAGCACGGATATTTCGTTGAGTTGCTATGTCTGCGTGTCGGATACATTTTGGACACGATACTCATTGACACTCGTTCGACACGATACTCATTGACACTCGTTCGACACGCGTGTCTGTTGTGTCAAATCGtgtcataataaaaaataaaaaaaattctctgGACACGCTTGAACACATctaaataccatcacgtgtCAACGTGTCCAGCCTTATTCTTaacatgtatttttaaaataaatttagaaatactatatattattatttattaaaacaaaaaatattttaaatactttatataattaaaataaaatattaaaaataattaaaaaattaatttatcttttaatatcaataaaatatcaaaatatcattacaatttatctaaaaaatactttatattttatctatatGCGTGTCCTCgtgttttataaaattttaaaattcgtaTGTCGACGTGTCCCATATCGTGTCGTGTCCCGTGTTTGTATTAGTGTCCGTGCATCTTAGTTATTATGAGTAAAAGTGTAAAACTTTTAAACTCTCTTATTCTTATGTTAAAATCAATTTGAGCAAGTACCGTTGAATATGAGATCAAATTTGTCATTGAATTACCTTATTTATTATCATAGGAAAAAGAATAAAACTATTATggagatatttttattaaaatttatctaGAACTAATTTATATTCAAGTATCATATTTATTCTTTTGAATAAGAGTAATAtgacaaaatattttattatgttaaaacttattaatatattttgtcTATTTTTGAGTTGAAGTAGTTATGTTTatacctaaaaataattttatgttttttttgttagttcAAACACTGGTCAAAACTactaaaaagataagataaatgcACAATTGAATGCACATTATCTTGTTACAACGATGACTAGCTTATTGatttaaactaatttataatattatttatttcaagataaatcataaaaattttattaagaaaaatgatacaatttatatttatcttttatacataaacatcattatatataattatttcttATCCTTACAAAAAGATGCATAAACATTAGAAAGACTCAATATGTGAATagttattataaattaatttgtaagagataaaaatgataaaatttttaataaaaatttataaaaacttaaataaatagaaataaaataaaaaaaattgaagagatataatacaataacaaatagtacaataacaaataataatattttatagtttattaaaaaatcaaagaataaaaaagaTGCATCATagcagaaaaaaaatattagggaataaaaaaataatcggTAAAACAATGAGATTCTCTTTTAGCATATATGACTTTTCTAGTGAATAAATCAtgaaatatagaaaaatataacaaaaaaaggaataaaattattttttttaataaattgaataaatatttacaATCATATAATTGATGGTGTGCATATAATTATTAAACaataaattgtaaaaaaatattaatagtgATAAAACTatgaaagaataagaaaaaaaaagatgaaagatgtattttgtattttttgatttgattgttaattgattgaattataaattatgaaggtaaaattaaatatatatatat
Above is a genomic segment from Arachis stenosperma cultivar V10309 chromosome 1, arast.V10309.gnm1.PFL2, whole genome shotgun sequence containing:
- the LOC130972050 gene encoding cullin-associated NEDD8-dissociated protein 1 codes for the protein MANLTLTGILEKMTGKDKDYRYMATSDLLNELQKSSFKADTDLEMKLTNIIIQQLDDAAGDVSGLAVKCLAPLVRKVSEARVVEMTEKLCDKLLNGKDQHRDIASIALKTIVAEVSTQSLAQSILHSLSPQLIKGITGSMGTEIKCECLDILCDVLHKFGNLMASDHELLLSSLLSQLGSNQASVRKKTVACIASLSSSLSDDLLAKATIEVVTNLKSKVAKSEMTRTNIQMIGALSRAVGYRFGSHLGDTVPVLINYCINASENDEELREYSLQALESFLLRCPRDISLYCDEILRLTLEYLSYDPNFTDNMEEDTDDEGHEEEEDDESANEYTDDEDVSWKVRRAAAKCLAALIVSRPEMLSKLYDEACPKLIDRFKEREENVKMDVFNTFIELLRQTGNVTKGQIDANETSPRWLLKQEVSKIVKSINRQLREKSIKTKVGAFSVLKELVVVLPDCLADHIGSLIPGIEKALNDKSSTSNLKIEALVFTRLVLSSHSPDVFHPYIKALSAPVLSAVGERYYKVTAEALRVCGELVRVVRPSIEGSGFDFRPYVHPIYNAIMSRLINQDQDQEVKECAISCIGLIVSTFGDHLNEELPACLPVLVDRMGNEITRLTAVKAFAVIAASPLRVDLSCVLEHVIAELTAFLRKANRALRQATLGTLNSLIVAYGDKIGSSAYEVIIVELSGLISDSDLHMTALALELCCTLMSDKRSSPSVGLAVRNKVLPQALTLIKSSLLQGQALLALQNFFAALVYSANTSFDSLLESLLASAKPSPQSGGIAKQALHSIAQCVAVLCLAAGDQKCSSTVKMLTDILKDDSSSNSAKQHLALLCLGEIGRRKDLGAHAHIENIVIESFQSPFEEIKSAASYALGNIAVGNLPKYLPFILDQIDNQQKKQYLLLHSLKEVIVRQSVDKAEFQESSVEKILNLLFNHCESEEEGVRNVVAECLGKIALIEPAKLVPALKVRTTSPAAFIRATVVIAVKYSIVERPEKIDEIIYPEISSFLMLIKDNDRHVRRAAVLALSTFAHNKPNLIKGLLPDLLPLLYDQTIVKQELIRTVDLGPFKHIVDDGLELRKAAFECVDTLLDSCLDQVNPSSFIVPYLKSGLDDHYDVKMPCHLILSKLADKCPSAVLAVLDSLVDPLQKTINFKPKQDAVKQEVDRNEDMIRSALRAIASLNRISGGDCSVKFKNLMNEISKSQTLWEKYYSIRNE